The Deltaproteobacteria bacterium DNA window CTCAACCCAGCGTTTGAGCAACGGCACAAGCTTGACCAGCGTAACGTTGGTTTATTGCTCGGTGACCTCACCGAAGTATACGACTCAATGCGCCTCTCATCTGCCCTCGAAGACCTTCACAAACTTCCGGAAGGACCTTTCGACCCACAAGCGGCCATCAAGCTTAAGGAACTCTTTCTAACCGGACGCCGTGAGATCTCACGTCACCTCTCTCACTGTGCGCGTCCTCCAACTCGGCGTAAACGACTCCCGGCACCTCTTCCCAAGCCAGAGCGCTATGCCCATTATCTCTTCGAGAATGGACTGATGGTTGAAGAGTTCTCAGACGCCAAACGCGCTAGGATCGCCTTCGAGCCATGGGGACGATTTTATCGAACTCGTAATCAGGAAATGAAAACTCGAGTTGATGCGCTCAGGGGTGATTTCTCAGTTCAACTACAAGCACTGGGAACCCGTGGTACCCAACTCGACTATCTCGACCAAACACTGCATGGGTGCATCGAGACAAGAAGTGAGGCCTACCTCTCTCGACTCTCTCCGCATCTCGAAGCCGAATTTAAAAAAGTTTTTCTCGACTCACGGGAGTTATTACCCCCAAACCCAACCGTACCCGACGTAGAAGCATGGTTTGTTCCCGGCGGTTGGCCGGAGAATTTTGTAGAATCAATCATGCGTTACCTACGCACCATCTTACATTTTCGACTGCAACCGTTGCAGGCGCTCGTTGAAGCTGCCTGTAACCTCCCAAGGAATCGCCCCTAACGAGAGCACCACGCCTCGGGACGTATGGAAGGCCTGAATCATTATGTTTCATTACCGTATTATCATCACCGCACTCATTGGAGCGGGTATCATTGGCCGCATGGCATACATCTATGCCGGCAACGACTACGTCGCCCTCGGTGTGACCCTTTTGATTGCCATTGGATTTGGTCTTGGTCTTGCTGAGATCAACCGGTTTATGAAACAGCTCGGTGGTTGGCGCCTCGCCTGTGACGCCGTTGCTAAAGATGAATCCAGCCCGGAAGAAGCTCTTGAGCAGGCCCCAAAATCGGTTTTCCATTACTTAAAAATGCGTCTAAGTGGCCAATACTCGACGCTCCCACAGCTTTCGCTCACTCCATTCCTCGTAGGTCTCATGGTCATGCTGGGCCTTTTGGGAACTTTTCTCGGACTTGTCGAAACACTCCAAGGCGCAAGAGACGCACTGACCGGCAGCACGGAACTTGAAACCGTTCGTATGGGACTTGCTGCGCCTATCCAAGGGCTTAGCCGTGCATTTGGTACATCTGTAGCCGGTGTCACAGCCTCCGCGCTTCTGGGCTTTTTGTTGGTCTCCGTTCGCCGTGAAACCACCGCTCTTCAATACGAACTCGACTACCTCTTAGCCGGCCCACTTGTCTCGCTGAGCTTGGTTGGTCGCCAAACTCTGGCGCTCGATTCTCTTACTCGCCATGTAGAAAACCTTCCCACCACCACGCAGGCACTCGGGCAGGTAGGCGAGAACCTCAACGAAATGAGCGTCACCTTTCAGCAGATGCAAACGCAGAGCGCCGCTGAAACCGCAAACCTTTTAAGCCAAACGGCCAAGGATGTGCGTGAAACAATGAGCCAGGGCGTTGGCGAGTCGATCACGCAAGCTGCTCAAACGCTCGACCCTGTTCTCAGTTCAGCACTTAAACAAGCTAAAGAGCAGGCTCAGCATCAGTTCGAACAATGGAACACGACCTTAAAAACCGATGAGCAAAACCGGGCACAAGCCATTGCCAATACGCTTGAGAGTGCAATGCAAGAACAGCTCGCTGCATTCAGAGCC harbors:
- a CDS encoding DUF3348 family protein yields the protein MAETGFLNTTNPVAELVAELNPAFEQRHKLDQRNVGLLLGDLTEVYDSMRLSSALEDLHKLPEGPFDPQAAIKLKELFLTGRREISRHLSHCARPPTRRKRLPAPLPKPERYAHYLFENGLMVEEFSDAKRARIAFEPWGRFYRTRNQEMKTRVDALRGDFSVQLQALGTRGTQLDYLDQTLHGCIETRSEAYLSRLSPHLEAEFKKVFLDSRELLPPNPTVPDVEAWFVPGGWPENFVESIMRYLRTILHFRLQPLQALVEAACNLPRNRP